In one Burkholderiales bacterium GJ-E10 genomic region, the following are encoded:
- a CDS encoding general secretory pathway I transmembrane protein, type II secretion system encodes MLVALTILAVALTAALRSAMALTNNIRDIRWKQYALMTAENRLLELQLGAGAIQIGISGFPCEQGGAAFSCEQIIGPTPNPFFDRVEVAVRSSDGTREFADLMALLPAR; translated from the coding sequence GTGCTGGTTGCCCTGACCATCCTCGCCGTGGCGCTGACGGCCGCACTGCGCAGCGCGATGGCGCTGACCAACAATATTCGCGACATCCGCTGGAAGCAATATGCGCTGATGACCGCGGAGAACCGACTGCTCGAATTGCAACTTGGCGCCGGCGCGATCCAGATCGGCATTTCGGGATTTCCTTGCGAGCAAGGCGGGGCCGCCTTTTCCTGCGAACAGATCATCGGGCCGACGCCGAATCCATTTTTCGATCGGGTGGAGGTGGCAGTGCGCAGCAGCGATGGCACGCGGGAATTCGCCGACCTCATGGCCTTGCTCCCCGCCCGCTAG
- a CDS encoding general secretion pathway protein H encodes MATVPLSRKAGEGKFPRRRPSGRMVARGAMTSLHRRGFTLLEMVVVITLIAIIAAAISVSMQPDPRQALAEQARRVGLLMDVAADEARLQNVRITWEADLRGYRFVAQSGDRRETFSGDDLLRERAWKPPLKRLEIIDLGSGAARTLIGSDAPPLSVPVAREWVQPPWRLELATDRASVTVDFDAKGHATVVP; translated from the coding sequence ATGGCGACCGTTCCCCTCTCCCGCAAGGCGGGGGAGGGGAAGTTCCCGCGCAGACGCCCGAGCGGGAGGATGGTCGCGCGCGGCGCAATGACCTCTCTGCACCGCCGGGGCTTCACCTTGCTCGAAATGGTGGTGGTGATCACCTTGATCGCCATCATCGCTGCCGCCATCTCCGTCAGCATGCAGCCGGATCCCCGGCAGGCGCTGGCGGAACAGGCGAGGCGCGTCGGCCTGCTGATGGATGTCGCCGCCGACGAGGCACGTCTCCAGAATGTGCGGATCACCTGGGAAGCCGATTTGCGCGGCTACCGGTTCGTGGCGCAGTCGGGAGACCGGCGCGAAACCTTTTCCGGCGACGATCTGTTGCGCGAACGGGCATGGAAGCCGCCCCTGAAACGCCTGGAAATCATCGATCTCGGCAGCGGCGCGGCGCGGACCCTGATCGGATCCGACGCGCCGCCGCTGTCCGTGCCGGTGGCGCGCGAATGGGTTCAGCCGCCCTGGCGCCTGGAACTTGCGACCGATCGCGCTTCCGTCACGGTGGACTTCGATGCGAAAGGCCATGCGACCGTCGTCCCATAG
- a CDS encoding general secretory pathway component, cryptic: protein MPPIALAAPPAASAPAGVRSEAAPPPADRNEEGDRVTLDFVNADIGAVIRAIGQFTGRTFIIDPRVKGTLTLVSERPVTRKQAYDELLSALRMQGFTLVESPEPGGIARVVLEADAKLQGSRVVAPAAVAPAGDQVVTQVFRLQYASASNLVPVLRPIIAPNNTITAYPADNSLVITDYAANLRRLAQIIEAIDTPASAQIVILPLQHAIASDLATLLDKILNPASHSGPAADPGQRVLVKADPRTNSLIVQTASPARLQQVKTLVARFDMADTTPGNIHVVYLRNAQAVKLAPLLRAILSSDPTFLQKASAGTGLSPGGSFSGNGSSGGSAFGGSSMGTNSLTGSSSGGMSSGGGSTGGSGSSGGGGSSGGSGAGGPHSALAGLIQADPATNSLIVSAPDALYRNIRVIIDRLDERPAQVLIESLVVQLSGDTAAQFGIQWQSLHGLSSSSTAVIGGTNFGGVGQNIIAGAQNLTSLGQGLNIGVVRGTVNIPGVGQVTNMGMLASALESIANANILSRPNILTLDNEEGKFLVGQNIGLLTGSYASTGVGTTTTGAGVLPFNTYERQDVGLQLRVKPQVSAGGRVRLSIYIEDSSVVAATAASGNPTLNKSSFETSVIVDSGSFVVISGMIQDQATENLYKVPVLGDIPYLGALFRYDSRERIKTQTLVFLRPTVLRTDEQSSAVALDRYDYIRGQIAHSTPPHSSVIPTLAVDPLPPPGSPGAPGGPVLSIPAGWASKIPGEASRPAK from the coding sequence TTGCCCCCGATTGCGCTCGCCGCTCCACCGGCGGCATCCGCCCCGGCCGGCGTGCGCAGCGAGGCGGCACCGCCCCCCGCCGACAGGAACGAGGAAGGCGACCGGGTCACGCTCGATTTCGTGAACGCGGACATCGGCGCGGTGATCCGCGCGATCGGCCAGTTCACCGGACGCACGTTCATCATCGACCCGCGCGTCAAGGGGACGCTGACGCTCGTCAGCGAGCGCCCCGTGACCCGCAAGCAGGCCTACGACGAACTGCTCTCGGCCCTGCGGATGCAGGGTTTCACGTTGGTGGAATCGCCCGAACCGGGCGGAATCGCGCGGGTCGTGCTGGAGGCCGATGCCAAGCTGCAGGGCAGCCGGGTGGTGGCGCCGGCCGCCGTCGCGCCGGCCGGCGACCAGGTGGTGACGCAGGTCTTCCGGCTGCAGTATGCATCGGCCAGCAATCTCGTTCCCGTGCTCCGGCCGATCATCGCGCCCAACAACACGATTACCGCCTACCCGGCGGACAACTCCCTGGTCATCACCGACTACGCCGCCAACCTGCGCCGGTTGGCGCAGATCATCGAAGCGATCGATACGCCGGCCAGCGCCCAGATCGTCATCCTGCCGCTGCAGCACGCCATCGCCAGCGATCTCGCGACCCTGCTCGACAAGATCCTCAATCCCGCGTCCCACAGCGGACCTGCCGCGGACCCCGGGCAGCGCGTGCTTGTCAAGGCAGACCCGCGCACCAACAGCCTGATCGTGCAAACCGCCAGCCCGGCGCGGCTGCAACAGGTCAAGACGCTGGTCGCCCGGTTCGACATGGCCGACACGACGCCGGGCAACATCCACGTCGTATACCTGCGCAACGCCCAGGCGGTGAAGCTCGCCCCCCTCCTGCGCGCCATCCTTTCCTCGGATCCGACCTTCCTGCAGAAGGCCAGCGCCGGCACCGGGCTGTCGCCGGGGGGATCCTTCTCCGGCAACGGCTCGAGCGGCGGCAGCGCATTTGGCGGTTCGTCCATGGGAACGAATTCCCTGACCGGCTCGTCGTCCGGTGGCATGTCTTCGGGTGGCGGCTCGACGGGCGGCAGCGGCAGCAGCGGTGGTGGCGGAAGCAGCGGCGGCAGTGGCGCCGGAGGACCGCACAGCGCCCTTGCGGGTCTGATCCAGGCCGACCCCGCGACCAACTCGCTGATCGTGTCCGCGCCGGACGCACTCTACCGCAACATCCGCGTCATCATCGACCGCCTCGACGAGCGGCCCGCCCAGGTCCTGATCGAGTCGCTGGTGGTGCAGCTGAGCGGCGATACCGCGGCGCAATTCGGGATCCAGTGGCAGTCGCTGCACGGTCTGAGTTCGTCGTCGACCGCCGTCATCGGCGGCACGAATTTCGGCGGCGTCGGACAGAACATCATCGCGGGCGCGCAGAACCTGACCTCGCTGGGGCAGGGCCTCAATATCGGCGTCGTTCGCGGCACGGTGAACATTCCCGGGGTCGGCCAGGTCACCAACATGGGGATGCTCGCCAGCGCCCTCGAATCCATCGCCAACGCCAACATCCTCTCGCGCCCGAACATCCTGACGCTCGACAATGAGGAAGGAAAGTTCCTCGTCGGCCAGAACATCGGCCTGCTCACCGGGTCCTACGCCAGCACCGGTGTCGGGACGACGACGACCGGTGCTGGCGTTCTGCCCTTCAATACCTACGAGCGCCAGGACGTCGGCCTGCAACTGCGGGTGAAACCGCAGGTATCTGCGGGTGGGCGGGTGCGCCTTTCGATCTACATCGAGGATTCCTCCGTCGTTGCGGCAACGGCCGCGAGCGGCAATCCGACCCTGAACAAGAGCAGCTTTGAAACCAGCGTGATCGTCGACAGCGGCAGCTTCGTCGTCATCAGCGGAATGATCCAGGACCAGGCGACGGAGAACCTCTACAAGGTTCCGGTCCTGGGCGACATCCCATACCTCGGCGCGCTGTTCCGCTACGACTCGCGCGAGCGCATCAAGACTCAGACCCTGGTGTTCCTGCGTCCGACCGTGCTGCGCACCGATGAGCAAAGTTCGGCGGTTGCGCTGGACCGTTACGACTATATCCGCGGGCAGATCGCGCACAGCACACCGCCGCACAGTTCGGTGATTCCCACCCTGGCGGTCGATCCTTTGCCGCCGCCGGGATCGCCGGGCGCCCCCGGCGGGCCGGTGCTGTCGATTCCCGCGGGATGGGCGTCGAAGATTCCGGGAGAAGCCTCCCGACCCGCGAAATAA
- a CDS encoding general secretion pathway M protein, which yields MISRDTALGAALGTFGAGGQAAARFWAERNAGERRTLAAGSVVLALIAGHLVLVQPAMDGLGRLRRELPQLQARAAQVDALVAQARHLRELPAAAVPATADARAALDQSLAAAGLRPVHRAQTGTDMLQLRFHDVPYANWTIWLAHAQSALKVRAVAVTATALTTPGNADIDCTLRLPSP from the coding sequence ATGATCTCCCGGGACACCGCGTTGGGCGCCGCATTGGGCACATTCGGCGCCGGTGGGCAAGCCGCTGCGCGATTCTGGGCGGAACGCAACGCCGGCGAACGCCGCACCCTGGCCGCGGGGAGCGTCGTCCTCGCCCTGATCGCCGGCCACCTCGTGCTCGTCCAGCCTGCAATGGACGGCCTCGGCCGTCTGCGGCGGGAGTTGCCGCAACTGCAGGCCCGCGCCGCGCAAGTCGATGCCTTGGTCGCGCAAGCGCGTCACTTGCGCGAACTGCCGGCGGCCGCCGTCCCCGCCACCGCGGATGCCCGCGCCGCGCTGGACCAGTCGCTGGCCGCGGCGGGGCTGCGGCCGGTCCACCGGGCACAGACCGGAACCGACATGTTGCAACTCCGGTTCCACGACGTGCCCTATGCAAACTGGACGATCTGGCTCGCCCACGCGCAGAGCGCGCTGAAGGTGCGGGCCGTCGCCGTTACGGCAACGGCCCTGACCACGCCGGGAAACGCCGACATCGACTGCACGCTGCGGCTGCCGTCGCCGTGA
- a CDS encoding type II secretion system protein K: MTRQRGAALLLALFVMALATMIVTGLFWRQFVLIRTIENQQLAAQSRFLLHGALDWAAAILRQQTHPTYDALSDPWAQPLAPTRLDQLGETSTLAAQATIAGRIEDAQARFNLRNLVQAGGAIDPTQLAVLAKLAALLGTPGDTAALIARYVAAAYAGTAPVAVPGAASGNASLAANRPLPPVFPADLQDIPGISPAAARALAPFVIMLDQGGTPVNFNTAPPEVMAAVIPGLNIGDANAIAAERDQAYFISVADLLNRLHGRGGPFSGAGVATNTQYFIVHGTVRLGRAVASLEALVARPPLQGPINVLWQRN; this comes from the coding sequence ATGACCCGGCAACGCGGCGCCGCCCTGCTCCTCGCCCTCTTCGTGATGGCGCTGGCGACCATGATCGTCACCGGCCTGTTCTGGCGCCAGTTCGTGCTGATCCGGACGATCGAAAACCAGCAGCTTGCCGCGCAAAGCCGCTTCCTCCTGCACGGCGCCCTCGACTGGGCGGCGGCGATCCTGCGCCAGCAGACACATCCGACCTACGATGCGCTGAGCGATCCGTGGGCGCAGCCGCTCGCGCCGACCCGCCTCGACCAACTCGGGGAAACCTCGACGCTGGCAGCGCAGGCCACCATCGCCGGCCGGATCGAAGACGCGCAGGCGCGGTTCAATCTGCGCAACCTCGTCCAGGCGGGCGGCGCGATCGATCCCACCCAACTCGCCGTCCTGGCGAAGCTTGCGGCACTGCTCGGCACACCCGGCGACACGGCGGCACTGATCGCACGCTACGTCGCCGCCGCCTACGCCGGCACCGCCCCGGTTGCCGTCCCGGGCGCCGCAAGCGGCAACGCATCCCTGGCGGCGAACCGCCCGCTGCCGCCGGTGTTTCCGGCTGATCTCCAAGACATTCCCGGCATCTCGCCGGCCGCGGCACGGGCACTCGCGCCGTTCGTCATCATGCTCGACCAGGGGGGAACCCCGGTAAACTTCAACACCGCCCCGCCTGAGGTCATGGCGGCCGTGATTCCCGGTCTCAACATCGGCGATGCCAATGCGATCGCCGCGGAACGCGATCAAGCGTATTTCATCAGCGTGGCGGACCTGCTGAACCGCCTGCACGGTCGGGGCGGACCGTTTTCGGGCGCGGGAGTCGCGACGAACACGCAATACTTTATCGTTCACGGCACGGTGCGGCTGGGGCGCGCCGTGGCCAGTCTGGAAGCGCTGGTGGCCCGCCCTCCTCTGCAAGGACCGATAAACGTCCTATGGCAACGAAACTGA
- a CDS encoding general secretion pathway protein G: MVVVIILGILAALIVPRVVGRTDDARVAAAKQDIAQLMQALKLYRLDNGRYPTQEQGLRALVEKPVSDPVPQNWKQGGYLDPPVLRKDPWGNEYQYLNPGVHGDVDVFSYGRDGVPGGTGPDADIGSWNL, encoded by the coding sequence ATGGTCGTCGTGATCATTCTCGGCATCCTCGCGGCGCTGATCGTTCCGCGCGTCGTGGGCCGCACCGACGATGCGCGCGTCGCGGCCGCCAAGCAGGACATCGCGCAACTCATGCAAGCCCTCAAGCTGTATCGCCTCGACAACGGCCGCTACCCCACCCAGGAGCAGGGACTGCGCGCGCTGGTGGAAAAGCCGGTGAGCGATCCCGTGCCGCAGAACTGGAAGCAGGGCGGGTACCTGGATCCGCCGGTTCTGCGCAAGGATCCTTGGGGCAACGAATATCAGTACCTCAATCCGGGCGTGCACGGCGACGTCGACGTGTTCAGCTACGGGCGCGACGGCGTGCCGGGCGGTACCGGGCCCGATGCGGACATCGGTTCCTGGAATCTCTGA
- a CDS encoding general secretion pathway L encodes MATKLIQRLYVFVPARRDWPGGGRGTLGPATAVSWIAVGDDGSARADRGAIASLPKARRVDLVFDSRDVFTATIPAPKLSETKLRQALPNLLEDRLLADPADLHFAFQLSDTMLSVCAIDRATLARALEAFAPARIAVRAAYSTIYTVPPPTDDAVALRVPPEDELRNPHGTLRTDRDQGISLSLDETGASTLALLQRRRPFTRLRAYGAVPDPLRASATELGIAIEACGIGVDAQNPAEAVNLLQGAYSVGGGITGRWAEGWLRGGSWKAPAAWAAACAVIAMVGLNATWLKLDAQARDLRQSIRHAFRDGFPQETTVIDEVLQARRDVASLSARAGIPSPDDFPALDAQAAQLLAEAPVGIVSSIEYSHHAYTIHFRAGALTATLRNALEARAGAQGLALRFGSGETLRIAPRGTLSGGGA; translated from the coding sequence ATGGCAACGAAACTGATCCAACGCCTCTACGTCTTTGTTCCCGCCCGCCGCGACTGGCCCGGAGGCGGCCGCGGCACCCTCGGTCCGGCGACCGCCGTTTCCTGGATCGCCGTCGGCGACGATGGCTCGGCGCGAGCGGACCGCGGCGCGATCGCGAGCCTGCCGAAAGCCCGCCGCGTCGACCTGGTGTTCGACAGCCGCGACGTGTTCACGGCAACGATTCCCGCGCCCAAGCTGTCCGAAACCAAGTTGCGCCAGGCGCTGCCGAACCTGCTGGAGGATCGCCTGCTTGCCGATCCCGCCGACCTGCATTTCGCATTCCAGCTCTCGGACACCATGCTTTCCGTGTGCGCCATTGATCGTGCGACGCTTGCCCGGGCTCTGGAAGCGTTCGCGCCGGCGCGGATCGCCGTTCGCGCCGCCTACAGCACGATCTATACGGTTCCTCCGCCGACCGACGATGCCGTGGCGCTGCGCGTCCCGCCCGAGGACGAACTGCGCAACCCGCACGGCACCTTGCGCACGGACCGGGACCAAGGCATCTCCTTGTCCCTCGACGAAACCGGCGCGTCGACACTCGCGCTGCTGCAGCGGCGCCGGCCGTTCACGCGCCTGCGCGCCTACGGTGCGGTTCCCGATCCCCTGCGTGCAAGCGCGACGGAACTCGGCATTGCGATCGAGGCGTGTGGCATCGGGGTCGATGCGCAGAATCCGGCGGAAGCCGTGAACCTGCTGCAAGGGGCGTATTCGGTCGGGGGCGGCATCACCGGCCGCTGGGCCGAGGGATGGTTGCGCGGCGGATCCTGGAAAGCACCGGCCGCCTGGGCAGCGGCGTGCGCGGTCATTGCCATGGTCGGTCTCAACGCGACATGGCTCAAACTCGATGCCCAGGCGCGGGATCTGCGCCAGTCGATCCGCCATGCGTTCCGGGATGGCTTCCCGCAGGAAACGACGGTGATCGACGAAGTCCTGCAGGCCCGCCGCGACGTCGCGAGCCTGAGCGCCCGCGCCGGCATTCCGTCTCCGGACGATTTCCCGGCCCTCGACGCCCAGGCGGCACAACTGCTGGCCGAAGCGCCGGTGGGCATCGTGTCGTCGATCGAATACTCCCATCATGCCTATACCATCCATTTCCGCGCCGGCGCCCTGACCGCCACGCTGCGCAACGCGCTCGAGGCGCGCGCGGGCGCCCAGGGCCTGGCGCTGCGCTTCGGATCCGGCGAAACCCTCCGGATTGCACCGCGCGGAACCCTCTCGGGGGGTGGCGCATGA
- a CDS encoding general secretion pathway protein N produces MTVRTSPPGRTGLAARAAAITAAAAAGAAAVILVMAPASWIAVGVQAASRGTITLGEPSGTAWNGNASVILGTADGDASARTSLPGAVFWQINPWALLTGTLRITFRDPSLLAMPLAVRVGALGGEVDADRIRLPASVLTGIGAPWNTIRPGGTLDLDWDTLRWRSAGAAAELRGQIRLTWDDASSTLTPVRPFGHYRLQIDGLYPGAQVRLATLSGPLLLSGGGTITTGGHLHFRGTARIRPGTNATVAAQLSGLVSLLGRRDRDGAILDLAI; encoded by the coding sequence GTGACCGTGCGGACATCGCCTCCCGGACGAACCGGCCTGGCGGCGCGCGCTGCCGCGATCACCGCGGCCGCCGCCGCGGGCGCAGCCGCGGTGATCCTGGTCATGGCCCCCGCCAGCTGGATCGCGGTCGGCGTGCAGGCGGCCAGCCGCGGCACGATCACCCTCGGGGAGCCGAGCGGCACCGCCTGGAACGGCAACGCATCGGTCATTCTCGGAACGGCCGATGGCGACGCTTCGGCTCGAACCAGCCTTCCGGGAGCCGTGTTCTGGCAGATCAACCCTTGGGCGCTGCTGACCGGCACGCTGCGCATCACCTTCCGCGATCCATCCCTGTTGGCCATGCCCCTCGCGGTGCGGGTCGGCGCGCTCGGGGGAGAGGTCGATGCCGACCGCATCCGGCTGCCCGCCTCGGTGCTGACCGGGATCGGTGCGCCGTGGAACACGATCCGCCCGGGAGGCACCCTGGATCTCGACTGGGATACCCTCCGCTGGCGGTCCGCCGGCGCAGCCGCGGAACTGCGGGGACAGATCCGGCTCACCTGGGATGACGCGTCGAGCACCTTGACGCCGGTCCGTCCGTTCGGCCACTACCGCCTGCAGATCGACGGGCTGTACCCCGGCGCACAAGTGCGCCTCGCAACCCTCTCCGGCCCCCTGCTGCTGAGCGGCGGTGGCACAATCACCACCGGCGGACATCTGCATTTTCGAGGGACCGCCCGCATACGACCGGGCACCAACGCGACCGTAGCGGCGCAGCTCTCGGGCCTGGTTTCCCTGCTGGGCCGCCGCGACCGCGACGGCGCCATCCTGGATCTTGCAATATGA
- a CDS encoding general secretion pathway protein J, producing MNRPSARARRRSPNAARFHGFTLLELLVAIAILAVVAVIAWQGLSTLLATRARLDPEVDDARAVVATFGQMQEDLAHVPVNAALFELPAQPVRVLSVDGQPALEIVRLAPSPDGSGASALQPLIYRVHDGRLERDSGPVQRNMAVTVAVDAGNWTSVDLLPGVDAMAVRAWKANAGWVAPVDAATAAAPGIEVQLRRHDGGVLRRVFLVGAQ from the coding sequence ATGAACCGCCCCTCCGCCCGGGCACGGCGCCGCAGCCCGAACGCAGCGCGTTTCCACGGCTTCACGCTGCTGGAACTGCTGGTAGCGATCGCCATTCTCGCGGTGGTCGCGGTGATCGCCTGGCAGGGGCTCTCCACGCTGCTCGCCACCCGCGCCCGCCTGGACCCGGAAGTCGACGACGCCCGCGCGGTGGTCGCGACGTTCGGGCAGATGCAAGAGGACCTCGCGCACGTTCCGGTGAATGCCGCACTCTTCGAACTGCCGGCCCAGCCCGTGCGCGTGCTCTCGGTCGACGGGCAGCCGGCGCTGGAGATCGTCCGGCTCGCCCCCTCGCCCGACGGCTCGGGGGCATCGGCGCTGCAGCCGCTGATCTATCGCGTGCACGACGGCCGGCTGGAGCGGGATTCCGGCCCCGTGCAGCGCAACATGGCCGTGACGGTCGCCGTCGACGCAGGCAACTGGACGTCCGTGGATCTTCTTCCCGGCGTCGATGCGATGGCGGTTCGCGCCTGGAAAGCCAATGCGGGCTGGGTGGCGCCGGTCGATGCCGCCACCGCTGCCGCGCCGGGCATCGAGGTGCAGCTTCGCCGCCACGACGGCGGCGTCCTGCGGCGCGTCTTCCTGGTGGGTGCGCAATGA
- a CDS encoding general secretion pathway protein GspE, translating into MASAQQYVPYAYARDHSILLKPNGEREAEVWVGDATDPEALHEVQRAFPGRIRVSWVEADALSQAIAQTYSRSEDSAQQVVGDIEDEIDIARMMQDAPDVEDLLETEDDAPIIRMINALLTHAARDGASDIHIEAFEQFSLVRFRIDGTLRDIVRPKRGLHAALVSRIKIMAALDIAEKRVPQDGRISLRVGGRALDVRVSTLPTGHGERVVLRLLEKDLSRLDLARLGMGTQTLAVFDDLVHQPHGIVLVTGPTGSGKTTTLYASIRRLDHTTTNIMTVEDPIEYDLQGIGQTQVNAKIDMGFGRALRAILRQDPDVIMIGEIRDLETAQIAVQASLTGHLVLATLHTNDAASAVTRLIDMGIEPFLLASSLLGVLAQRLVRKLCPHCKRPAPTGIGLHADGCDACGHTGYIGRTGIYELLRVDEAIRGLVHAGGNEQEIRRVGEAAGMVSLRTDAMRWVANGVTSEEEVLRVTRD; encoded by the coding sequence ATGGCCAGCGCACAGCAATACGTCCCATACGCCTACGCCCGCGATCATTCCATCCTGCTCAAGCCGAACGGCGAGCGAGAGGCGGAGGTGTGGGTCGGCGATGCCACCGACCCGGAGGCCCTGCATGAAGTGCAGCGGGCATTCCCGGGACGGATCCGCGTCTCCTGGGTGGAGGCGGACGCGCTGAGCCAAGCCATCGCGCAGACCTACTCGCGATCGGAGGATTCGGCGCAACAGGTCGTCGGCGACATCGAAGACGAGATCGACATCGCGCGGATGATGCAGGACGCGCCCGACGTGGAAGACCTGCTCGAGACGGAGGACGACGCGCCGATCATCCGGATGATCAATGCGCTGCTCACGCACGCTGCGCGCGACGGTGCGTCGGACATCCACATCGAGGCCTTCGAACAATTCTCGCTGGTGCGCTTCCGGATCGACGGCACCCTGCGCGACATCGTCCGGCCCAAGCGTGGCCTGCATGCTGCGCTCGTCTCCCGGATCAAGATCATGGCCGCGCTCGACATCGCGGAAAAGCGCGTTCCCCAGGACGGGCGAATTTCCCTGCGAGTGGGCGGGCGGGCGCTCGACGTACGGGTGTCGACGCTGCCCACCGGGCACGGCGAGCGCGTGGTGCTGCGCCTGCTGGAAAAGGATCTGTCACGCCTCGATCTGGCACGTCTCGGCATGGGGACGCAGACGCTCGCGGTGTTCGACGATCTGGTCCACCAGCCCCACGGCATCGTTCTGGTCACGGGCCCCACGGGTTCCGGCAAGACGACGACGCTCTACGCGTCGATCCGGCGTCTCGACCACACGACCACCAACATCATGACAGTCGAGGACCCGATCGAATACGACCTGCAAGGCATCGGACAGACCCAGGTCAACGCCAAGATCGACATGGGGTTCGGGCGTGCCCTCCGGGCAATCCTGCGGCAGGACCCCGACGTCATCATGATCGGGGAGATCCGCGATCTCGAAACCGCGCAGATCGCCGTCCAGGCGTCGCTCACCGGCCACCTCGTTCTGGCGACCTTGCACACCAACGATGCCGCGAGCGCGGTGACGCGGTTGATCGACATGGGGATCGAGCCGTTCCTGCTGGCTTCATCGCTGCTCGGCGTCCTGGCGCAGCGACTGGTGCGCAAGCTCTGTCCGCACTGCAAGCGGCCGGCCCCGACCGGCATCGGCCTGCACGCCGACGGCTGCGACGCCTGCGGTCACACCGGATACATCGGACGCACCGGAATCTATGAGTTGCTGCGCGTCGACGAAGCGATACGAGGCCTCGTCCATGCGGGCGGAAACGAGCAGGAGATCCGACGAGTCGGCGAAGCGGCGGGCATGGTTTCGCTGCGCACCGATGCGATGCGCTGGGTGGCCAACGGCGTCACCTCCGAGGAAGAAGTACTGCGCGTCACCCGGGACTGA